A stretch of Cucumis sativus cultivar 9930 chromosome 2, Cucumber_9930_V3, whole genome shotgun sequence DNA encodes these proteins:
- the LOC101219073 gene encoding uncharacterized protein LOC101219073 → MANFLRKPSLLRLYAQDLRNFAHNKTTIGLNFLSSLSQSPQSTNHRTLDYLIHTIGLSKDSALAAAKKIHLKPSSDPDSVLALFNAYGFTPSQTANIFCRQPRLLLADPDKTLKPKFEFLSKNGISGNFLVDLICREPHILRRSLDKKIVPCFDFLINFFGSTDCIVSLFCTTHRTRVLHTFSEFMAPNIEVLRANGVPDSSIAKLFWKRPVALSRDVKWFTDIVEKTKERGFNPSSLMFINGLCIVSSMSKDRWLSKLHIFRSYGWSDEQFQSMFLKQPCFMNRSEEGLKRALDFFMNKWDWTREEIYRYPIVLILSFEKRVMPRSSILQHLISKGLIKRKSLGMALKISEHEFLEKFVMQYLSEDPHLLEMYQEKKKIAI, encoded by the coding sequence ATGGCCAATTTTCTCCGCAAACCTTCTCTACTACGTCTCTATGCTCAAGACCTCCGGAATTTCGCACACAACAAAACCACTATTGGCCtcaatttcctttcttctctctctcaatccCCTCAATCAACCAACCATCGGACACTCGATTACCTAATCCACACCATCGGCCTCTCCAAGGATTCAGCTCTCGCCGCTGCCAAGAAAATCCATCTCAAACCATCCTCGGATCCCGACTCTGTTCTTGCTCTCTTTAACGCCTATGGATTCACGCCCTCCCAGACCGCCAACATCTTTTGCAGACAACCCAGACTCCTTCTTGCTGATCCGGACAAAACACTCAAGCCCAAGTTCGAGTTTCTCTCCAAAAACGGCATATCTGGTAACTTTCTCGTCGACTTAATCTGTAGGGAGCCACATATTCTTCGAAGGAGCCTGGACAAGAAGATTGTTCCatgttttgattttctaataaatttctttGGGTCTACTGATTGTATTGTTTCGTTATTTTGTACTACACATAGGACTCGTGTTTTGCACACGTTTTCTGAATTTATGGCTCCTAATATCGAAGTATTGAGAGCTAATGGGGTGCCCGATTCGAGCATTGCTAAACTGTTTTGGAAGCGCCCAGTTGCACTGTCCAGGGATGTGAAATGGTTTACTGACATTGTCGAGAAGACGAAGGAAAGGGGGTTCAATCCTTCGAGTTTGATGTTTATTAATGGGCTGTGTATAGTTTCATCGATGAGCAAGGACAGATGGTTATCGAAACTGcatatttttagaagttatGGGTGGTCAGATGAGCAGTTTCAATCTATGTTTCTCAAGCAACCTTGTTTCATGAATAGGTCCGAGGAGGGTTTAAAAAGGGCATTGGATTTCTTTATGAACAAATGGGACTGGACACGGGAAGAAATTTACAGATACCCAATTGTGCTCATTCTTAGTTTTGAAAAGAGGGTGATGCCTAGGTCGTCTATCCTTCAGCACCTCATATCAAAAGGTTTAATCAAGAGGAAGAGTCTTGGCATGGCATTGAAAATTTCCGAGCACGAGTTCTTGGAGAAGTTTGTTATGCAGTATCTTTCAGAAGATCCCCATCTATTAGAGATGTAccaggagaagaagaagattgcGATATAA